The Oncorhynchus kisutch isolate 150728-3 linkage group LG14, Okis_V2, whole genome shotgun sequence genomic sequence gtactccattctgcttgtttgttttatctgttggccccgttgcctagtctacgccattttacctgctgttgttgtgctagctgattagctgttgtctcacctactgttttagctagctttcccaattcaacacctgtgattactgtatgcctcgctgtatgtctctctcaaatgtcaatatgccttgtatactgttgttcaggttagttatcattgttttagttcacaatggagcccctagttccactcttcatacccctgataactcctttgtcccacctcccacacatgcggtgacctcacccattactaccagcatgtccagagatacaacctctctcatcatcacccagtgcctgggcttacctccgctgtacccgcaccccaccatacccctgtctgcgcattatgccctgaatatattctaccatgcccagaaacctgctcctcttattctctgtccccaacgctctaggcgaccagttttgatagcctttagccgcaccctcatactactccttctctgttccgcgggtgatgtggaggtaaacccaggccctgcatgtccccaggcaccctcatttgttgacttctgtgttcgaaaaagccttggtttcatgcatgtcaacatcagaagcctcctccctaagtttgtcttaactcactgctttagcacactctgctaaccctgatgtccttgctgtgtctgaatcctggctcaggaaggccaccaaaaattcagagatttccatacccaactataacatcttccgtcaagatagaactgccaaagggggaggagttgcagtttactgcagagatggcctgcaaagtaatgtcatactttccaggtccatacccaaacagttcgaactactaattttgaaaattactctctccagaaataagtctctcacggttgccgcctgctaccgacccccctcagctcccagctgtgccctggacaccatttgtgaattgatcgccccccatctagcttcagagtttgttctgttaggtgacctaaactgggatatgcttaacaccccgccagtcctacaatctaagctagatgccctcaatctcacacaaatcatcaaggaacccaccaggtacaaccctaactctgtaaacaagggcaccctcatagacgtcatcctgaccaactggccctccaaatacacctccgctgtcttcaaccaggatctcagcgatcactgcctcattgcctgtatccgctacggagccgcagtcaaacgaccacccctcatcactgtcaaacgctccctaaaacacttctgtgagcaggcctttctaatcgacctggcccgggtatcctggaaggacattgacctcatcccgtcagttgaggatgcctggtcattctttaaaagtaacttcctcaccattttagataagcatgctccgttcaaaaaatgcagaactaagaacagatacagcccttggttcaccccagacctgactgccctcgaccagcacaaaaacatcctgtggcggactgcaatagcatcgaatagtccccgtgatatgcaactgttcagggaagtccggaaccaatacacgcagtcagtcaggaaagctaaggccagcttcttcaggcagaagtttgcatcctgtagctccaactccaaaaagttctgggacactgaagtccatggagaacaagagcacctcctcccagctgcccactgcactgaggctaggtaacacggtcaccactgataaatccatgattatcgaaaacttcaataagcatttctcaacggctggccatgccttccgcctggctacttcaacctcggccaacagctccgccccccccgcagctcctcgcccaagcctctccaggttctcctttacccaaatccagatagcagatgttctgaaagagctgcaaaacctggacccgtacaaatcagctgggcttgacaatctggaccctctatttctgaaactatctgccaccattgtcgcaacccctattaccagcctgttcaacctctcatctcgtctgagatccccaaggattggaaagctgccgcagtcatccccctcttcaaagggggagacaccctggacccaaactgttacagacctatatccatcctgccctgcctatctaaggtcttcgaaagccaagtcaacaaacaggtcactgaccatctcgaatcccaccgtaccttctccgctgtgcaatctggtttccgagccggtcacgggtgcacctcagccacactcaaggtactaaacgacatcataaccgccatcgataaaagacagtactgtgcagccgtcttcatcgacctcgccaaggctttcgactctgtcaatcaccatattcttatcggcagactcagtagcctcggtttttcggatgactgccttgcctggttcaccaattactttgcagacagagttcagtgtgtcaaatcggagggcatgctgtccggtcctctggcagtctctatgggggtgccacagggttcaattctcgggccgactcttttctctgtgtatatcaatgatgttgctcttgctgcgggcgattccctgatccacctctacgcagacgacaccattctatatactttcggcccgtctttggacactgtgctatctaacctccaaacaagcttcaatgccatacaacactccttccgtggcctccaactgctcttaaacgctagtaaaaccaaatgcatgcttttcaaccggtcgctgcctgcacctgcatgcccgactagcatcaccaccctggatggttccgacctagaatatgtggacgtctataagtacctaggtgtctggctagactgcaaactctccttccagactcatatcaaacatctccaatcgaaaatcaaatcaagagtcggctttctattccgcaacaaagcctccttcactcaagccgccaagcttaccctagtaaaactgactatcctaccgatcctcgacttcggcgatgtcatctacaaaatggcttccaacactctactcagcaaactggatgcagtctatcacagtgccatccgttttgtcactaaagcaccttatactacccaccactgcgacttgtatgctctagtcggctggccctcgctacatattcgtcgccagacccactggctccaggtcatctacaagtctatgctaggtaaagctccgccttatctcagctcactggtcacgatggcaacacccatccgtagcacgcgctccagcaggtgtatctcactgatcatccctaaagccaacacctcatttggccgcctttcgttccagtactctgctgcctgtgactggaacgaattgcaaaaatcgctgaagttggagactttcatctccctcaccaacttcaaacatcagctatctgagcagctaaccgatcgctgcagctgtacatagtctattggtaaatagcccacccttttcacctacctcatccccgtactgtttttatttatttacttttctgctcttctgcacaccaatatctctacctgtacatgaccatctgatcttttatcactccagtgttaatctgcaaaattgtaattatttgcctacctcctcatgccttttgcacacattgtatatagacccccccttcgttttctactgtgttattgacttgttaattgtttactccatgtgtaactctttgttgtatgctcacactgctatgctttatcttggccaggtcgcagttgcaaatgagaacttgttctcaactagcctacctggttaaataaaggtgaaataaaaataaaaactaacaagccaagcccgaaccatgaaaaacagccaaagACCATTATTCATCCAGCAAACTTTAGTTGCCACAaagcattcgggcaggtagcattatCCTGGAAGCCGCCAAAACCAGATTtttctgtcggactgccagatggtgatgcgcgattcatcactccagagaacacgttccCACTGTTCCAAAGTCCAATGGCAGCGAACTTTACACCCTTCCAACCAAagtttggcattgtgcatggtgatctcaggcttgtgtgcggctgctctgccacggaaacccatttcataaagctcctgacaaacagttattgtgctaacgTTGCTTCCTGAGGCAGTTTGTAACGTGGCAGTgcgtgttgcaaccgaggacagacgatttaaACACgatacgcacttcagcactcgatGATGCCATTCTGTGAGctcgtgtggcctaccacttcgcggctgagcagttgttgctcctagatgtttccacttcacaataacagcacttacaattgacctgggaagctctagcagggcagaaatgttacttattgacttgttggaaagctgGAATTCTATGACGGGATTACGTTGAAAGCACTTCAGTTAGcccattccactgccaatgtttgtctatggagattgcatggctgtgtgctcgagttTACACACcaatcagcaacgggtgtggctaaaatagccaacTCCACTAACTtttgtttatatacagtaccagtcaaaagtttggacaactcattccaaggtttttatttatttattattttctacattgtagaatagtgaaaacAAACTATATTAAATCCAAAATTGTTTATATTTAAGTTTCTTAAAAAgcaaccaccctttgccttgacagatttgcacacttggcattctctcaaccagcttaataaggaatttcaattaacaggtgtgccttgttaaaagttaatttgtggaatttccttcttaatgcgtttgagccaatcagttgtgttgtgacaaggtaggggtggtatacagaagacaacTTTATTTGGtataagaccaagtccatattatggcaaacacagctcaaataagcaaagagaaatgaaatgacagtcaatcataactttaagacatgaagtggcgcagcggtctaagacactgcatcttagtgctagaggtgtcactacagacaccctggttcgaatccaggctgtatcacaaccgggtgTGATTGGGGGTCCCATAGAAAACACAagtggcccagcatcgtcctggtttggccagtgtaggccatcattggaaataagaatttgttcttaaccgacgtGCCTtgttaaagaagaaaaaaaaaaaaacatttaaaaaacgctcaaataagcaaaaaggaatgacagtccatcatgtctttaagacatggtcagtcaaccCAGAAAATTtctaagaactttgaaagttcaagtgaagtcacaaaaaccatctagcgctatgatgaaactggctctcatgaggaccaccacaggaaaggaagacccagagttacctccgctgcagaggataaattcattagtgaccagcctcagaaattgcagcccaaataaatgcgtcTCGTAGTTCAAGTAACATCTCAACATCGActgagacttgcttggtccaagaaacacgaggaatggacattaaaccggtggaaatctgttctttggtctgatgaggccaaatttgagatttgtggttccaaccaccatgtctttgcgagacacagagtaggttaacggatgatctctgcatgtgtggttcccaccgtgaagcatggaggtggtgcttggctggtgacacggtcagcaatttctttagaattcaaggcacacttaaccagcatggctaccacagaattctccaacgatatgccatcccatctggtatgCGCTtcatgggactatcatttgtttttcaacaggacaatgaaccaacacacctccaggctgtgtaagggctatttgaccaagaaggagagtgatgcatcagaggacctggcctccacaatcacccgacttctacccaattgagatggtttgggatgagttggactgcagagtgaaggaaaagcagccaacaagtgctcagcatatgtgggaattccttcaagactgctggaaaagcattccaggtgaagctggttgagagaattcaatgctgtcaaggcaaagagtagctactttgaagaatttaaaatatatttagatttgttaaacaattttttgggttactacatcattccatatgtgttatgtcatagttgaggtcttcactattactccacaatgtagaaaattgtaaaataaataaaaaccctggaatgagtagatgtgtcaacttttgactggtaactTACTGTAGGTATCATACTAATTTGGCTGTCCCGgatttatgtttactatgttaccTCTAGTCTATGCGACCAGTCTGCAAAAATAGGTGACTAATGTAAACTAAATATTTGTCTCACTACACTAGCTATGAACGTCTATAGCTATCAATGAAGATCTAACGTTATCTGGTAAACGAGCTGTTATGTGTGTTGGCCATTGATTGCATGAGTTCATTACAAAACAGTCAGTACTGCAAAAACCTAGCTAATCCATCCAGCTAGGTAGCTTCCTAGTTAGGTCCCAAGCCAACGTCCACTACTAGTTAAGTGTTGTTCTTGTGTGGTTAGGTAGCTAACGTGAactaaaaacattacaataaacagtgtagctagctaatgttagctagctatcttggtTACCTAACTGGTTTAGCAATCTGTTAAATAGTTAACTAGCAACCAACATAGCTAGCTGGCAATATTTGTTAGGTAACGTCAATTAACGTTCGCTAGCTAAGTCTGCTGGTAAACTGGTATTAGCTACGTCACAATAACACGCTAACACTAGTTAACTAGTCATCGGCTTACTAAGTCAATGACCGAGCCAGGGCTAGTTAAATTTCTAGAACAAGAAAAACTTTAACGAAATGACCAACAATGTTTTTAACAGCGTTTATTAGttggctaactagctaacgtaTATCCCCCGGCGGCAATATGACAATTAAAATAAAACATTGCGTCGTTGTGGGCCTCGGCCCCAAGAACCTCAAGCGTTCACATAACGTTAGCATTGACAGGCCTTCACTCCCTCACGGACTCATCGCGCTACCTCCAATGCTAGTGAGTATGGCTAATCGCAAATGTTAACGGACTAACTTGGTAGACAGTTTCTTACAGGCACAAACAAATGTGACTTACCAAAATCAGAAAGAGCTGTTTTGAAAGTGTAAATACAAGCAGAAGCTGCGACAGAAACACCAACAAGATTGATAGTTTgtgggtaacgttagctagcaccTCTACCCCTCTGTACATTAATTTGTGAAAGTGCGGAACTCCCTGTTCTAAGTAAACCAGGGATACATTACTTTCTCATTTGGCGACGTAAAGTATATTTCAAATGTACCTCCTTTAAACCTTTAGGCCGGAGCTGTTGAGGCCAAATAGCGTCAAGCCGAAAGCCCCAGCCTCTTCACTTGACAGACAGCTTACAACAGGAATCGAAAAAGACCCGGATGTTGCAGGTTGCGTACTTGAAAGCATTACATCATTCCTGTGAGGCAGTCAGTGGTTGATATCCTCTAGCAGTGGTTGATATGCATGTCATATCAAAGCAAAAACCCATACATGGATTAAACATTGTAAAGGCAAATACAGAATAAACAGAAACAAAAAATACATTTCGTATGGAAATAGCTGTGGCCAATCTTATTTTTCTCACTAatacatttatttgtcacattatcctttatcactctctgtctctattaaaGCGTCACAGTGCGCCAAATATCAGCATGAACACTATCTATTTATCCTGACATGTATTTCTAAATTCTAAATCTGTCTTTAATATCTTCTAATTGAGTAAACTGTAACCGGAAGTGTTTTCGTTTCTATTAATAGTCGCTTCCGGGTTATTTACGTTTTTATTACAGCGTTTTGTTCTAACGCTGGAGAGCAGATAACTGTTGTTCTTGTACTGCGACTTTCATAACATTTTCACACAAGCCAGAATACTATGGATTTGGGCGTGACGTTGCTCACAGGAATTGCACTTTGCTTGCTTGTACAGTTTGTGTGCTTCTTATTTGCGGACGCTGACTTGACCTTACTATGGGCAACCTTGTTTGGGAGCAAGCCAGGTAACATACCTGTCCCTTAATTAACTTGTATTGAACAATAACTCAAGGCAGTCGTTACAATGTGGCAATGTACGAGGAGTCAATATTTCAATACAGACTGTTACACATTGCTCTCACTTGTATATCTACATTGTTTCAGTGCAGTTCCATGTTGAAGAATCCATCCAATGTAACACAAAGGTTGTTTTGATGACACGTTCTGTGTTCTGAGCACCAAGCAGACTTTGACCTCTCAGGATCTCCTTCAGATTTGAACAGCAATGATATGGAACATCTGGAGATCTAGAGAGGTCCGACTACAGAATTTGTCATATAAACAAAATGTATCTTTGTATTACATTGGTTGCTTGCCAATAGGGGGAAATTACAACAACATGGAAGGACCTGTTCTATTATAGTTGGAGAAACCAGGTGATAGTGAATATGACCACTACAACTGTATGGCACAATATGACTGTTCACCACCGTGCACAAACAAGGTTGTAGTACTGTTTCTCAGTATTTGCTGTGAAAAGTAACACAATCTGCTGCTTGTTTTCTAGAGACCAAGTTGAAAGGACTGGTGGTGTGGGTCACAGGAGCCTCCAGTGGCATAGGGGAGGAGCTGGCTTACCAACTAGCTGGATGTGGGTCTCGTCTGATTCTATCTGCCCGCCGTGTGGATCAGTTGGATAGGGTGAAACTTCACTGTTTGGGTGAGGATGATAGTTCTCTCGTCTAATGAAAACAGTATTCTCTCGCACACAATTAGGTTAATTTTCTTTACTGTTAAGAATGCATTACTGCTTCAATGCAGTCACAGTAGTAAGTGTGATTTTATACACCTAGCCCTTGAATTTGCAGACCAGTTAACATTTTTCATTTTTCTTTCCCAAGAGCACTTCAACTTGAAAGATAAGGATATTCTTGTTCTTCCACTTGATTTGCTGGAGAGAGCATCCCATGAGGCAAAAATGAAAACTGCTATAAAGCACTTTGGCAATGTAAGACCACTACACTTGATCATTTGTAATAACTCTCCCTTATCAGTCTTTATTTTATTGGGATTTTAAGTTAGTTCAATTTAATTCAGTGTCTGACCATTTCCAATTGATTAACCACTCAATAAAGGTTGAAGAAGTAACCAGGCATTAGTCATGTCGGACAGGGGTTCCCAAACATTTTCACTCTGGGAGGGGGAGATGTGTATGCaaggtatgcaatgactaacatgacaagaggaactgatgattcACTAccaaattttgaaattgcaccttgtgcgtTCAGTTTGAAGCTGGACTGAGTTCCTTGAAATTgtcttgtgtatgtatgtgtagatagatagagatatatatatctatctatgtatgcgtgtgtgtatatatatatattgtgtgtgtgtgtgtgtgtatatatatatatatatatatatatatatatatatatatatatatatattactgttcaaaagtttggggtcacttagaaatgtccttgtttttgaaagaaaagctatttttttttgtccattaaaataacatcaaatgtatccaataatccaagtttatcattttaaaaggctaattgatcattagaaaacccgttTGCAATTgtttgcacagctgaaaactgttgaactgattaaagaagcaataaaactggccttctttagactagttgagtttctgtatcatcagcatttgtgggttcgattacaggctccaaatggctttttttctgaaacttgtcagtcgattcttgttctgagaaatgaaggctattccatgtgagaaattacctagaaactgaagatctcacaCAAAGCTGTGaaatactcccttcacagaacagagcaaactggccctaaccagaatagaaagagtggtaggccccagtgcacaactaagcaagaggacaagtacattagtgtctagtttgagaaacagatgcctcacaagtcctcaactggcagcttcattaaatagtacctgcaaaacaccagtctcaaggtcaacagtgaagaggcgactccgtgatgctggccttctagtcagagttcttctgtccagtgtctgtgttgttTTCTTTTGCCTATCTTaagcttttctttttattggccagtctgagatatggctttttctttgcaactctgcttagaaggccggcttcccggagtcacctcttcactgttgacgttgagactggtgttttgtgggtcctatttaatgaagctgccagttgaggacttgtgagaggcgtctgttctcaaactagacactctaatttcAAACCCTTCTTactgcgtttgagccaatcagttgtgttgtgacaaggttggggtGGTATACATTAGATAGCCCAAGCccatattttggcaagaacagctcaaataagcaaagagaaacgacagtccatcataactttaagacatgaaggtcagtcaatccggaaaatctcaagaacttttaaagtttcttcaagtgcagtcgcaaaaaccaccaagcgctatgatgaaactggctctcaagaaGACCgccaacaggaaaggaagagacacagaattacctctgctgcagaggatcattagagttacgttcattagagttaccagcctcagaaattgcagtttAAATAAATGCTtaacagttcaagtaacagacccatctcaacatcaactgttcagaggagactgcgtgaatcagacctttatggtcaaattgctgcaaagaaagcactactaaaggacaccaataataagaagagacttgcttgggccaagaaacacaagcaatggacattagaccggtggaaacctgtcctttggtctgatgagtccaaatttgagaattttggttccaacctccgtgtctttgtgagatgcagagtaggtgaacggaagatctctgcatgtgtggttcccactgtggcTTGACCCCCTGCTGACCCcctcagtttgggaaccactgatgtaGGACATAATTTCTTCGCATTTACTTAATAGTCTAACCAGACTGGCcttatttatacattatattcAACAGACATGCTCACTACCAGTCTGATTAATCATGCTGTAATACACAAATAATTGTTATATACAGCCTGAAACATTTGTGTGTAAAATTGTATAAATGTTCCTTGCAAGCCAGAATGTTaaataaaattacatttgaaCTTACTCTACCTGTTGTCTCTGAGACAAAATGTCCACAGCAAAGTATTGTTTACCCAACTTTTTAGAGAGCCGGTAGGTATATTCTTTCCTGAGGTGTGGATTGTTCTCCATCCTCCCCTGATTCATAATATACCATTTTAAATGTACTGAACTATATACCTACCGGCTGTCTAAAAAGTCACTTATccaatactttcctgtggatattttgtctcaaatttTGTGCCGCTGAAGGTCAAACCGCACAGACAACCAGTAGAGTAAGTTCACGTGTAATTTTATTCAATATTCTGGTTTGTAAAGAACATTTACTGTCAACGATTTTGTATACAAATGTTTCTTGCTGTATATACCAATTAtttgtgtattacagcctgatttaATCAGACTAGCTTACTACCAACCAGCTCCCAAAGGCAAATTATGCACATGAAAATGCAGTTCAAGGCTAAGTCCAATATTAGCGCTGTCTTATTAGACGTGTTCTCTTATTCTGAGACATGAGGTTGTTTCCACTTGGAATCTGTGTTTTGATTATACCTTTGGCAGAAATGTTCACAACCAAGTCTTGATTTTGTTACCAGTGTATCATGAATTCAATAAATTCCTTTGAAGAATAAGATAATTGGTGATACATGGCTTGCTTTGTTCCGGTCTCTCTCTGCACTATGCCCATTTAGATTGACATCCTGGTTAACAATGGTGGCCGCAGCCAGCGTTCTCTGTGCCTGGAGACCAATGTGGATGTGTACCAGGCGCTGATGGAGCTCAACTTCCTGGGCACAGTGTCACTTACCAAGCAGGTGTTGCCCCACATGACGCAGCGAGGGTCGGGCAGTGTAGTTACTGTAAGCAGTGTGGTCGGCCTGGCTGGGGCACCTCTGGCAACCGGATACTCTGCCAGTAAACACGCTCTTCAGGTGAGATCAATCATGGGCCACCCTCTGCCCGTTTGTAGTTGTACAACATCTAGATAGATTGATTAAAATCTTGAGATGACAATCTACTTTTTCCACAGGGCTTCTTCAATTCTCTTCGAACAGAGCTGACTGAATACCCAAGGATACTCATCAGCACAGTATGTCCAGGGCCTGTACAGTCACAGATAGTCCAGAATGCTTTCACAGAAGAAGTGGGAAAGGTGGGTTTTGCTTCTAAATTGTGAATATTTATTCACATTGAATTTTTTTATTGAATTTTTTTCACATTATTGCTGAATTCATGCTTAATTTTACATCTTACGTTGCAATTGCATCACATTTTGTTATTGTCAAGATGTCACAAACGCATTCATGGGAAAGCCATTGGTCATTCAAATAATTGTCATTAAAGTATGATTTAACTTCCGCTGAACTGAACATTTTTGTACGAGTGTTGACATTAATTTCCTGTCTTATCCCCTCTATATCTAAGGCCATTCCCACTGCTGGGGACCAGCAACACAAGATGGTCACTAGTCGTTGTGTGCGTCTCATCCTGGTGGGTATAGCCAATGGCACCAAGGAGATGTGGATTGCCCAGCAGCCATTTCTGCTGTTCTACTATGTGTGGCAGTATGCTCCCACCTGGGCCTGGTTCATCACTGATGTGCTGGGCAGGAAGAGGGTGCAGAACTTCAAGGCTGGCCTGGTTAGTATTGGTTTTCTGTAGGTCTCACAACATGATTTTGCTGAAGAATGTTTTTTCTGAGCTGCATACTATATATTGTTACAGTTTTGCCGATTTAGAATGATCATAACTTAGAGCTCAGTGTATTCcatagagcagtgtttcccaactccagtcccctcCAGTACCTCCAACAGTACACACTTTTGTTGTAGCCCCGGACAAGCAcccctgattcaacttgtcaacgaATCAAgtcctcaatgagttgaatcaggtgagtttgtctggggctacatcaaaaatgtgtactgttgggtgTACACAAGGACGATTTGGGTGAAACGCACTaggtcagggatgggcaactccagttctctgggctggagtggtgtcaCACTTTCCctcccatccctagcaaacacagctgattaaacgaattgcattctaaactgaagatcatgattattgGAGTCGGGTGTGTTAGATGGGGCAAAAGTGACACCAATCAGACCCtagaggactggaattgcccatccCTGCACTAGGCATCGTTTATGCATGGCCTTGCTTTCACATTCTAAGGTTAACCTTGCCTTTCCAGGCCAGGAATAAGGGGACACTAACCGTGTGAACAGTCAAATACTTGAGTAAAGCAGACTCTATTTAGAGCTGTCTCTTAACAGCTAGGGGGCTCAGCTGTTACTGACCTTGCTTCAGCCTGATAAAAAGAAGGGGCGGCCACACTGGCCAGGGTATAGCAGTGGGCATGACTGCTTCCCAGTGGCAGTGACTGACTTCTACGTCTGGTGGCCTCTGCTGGACAGCTGAGGGCCACGCAGAAAGGTCATTTTCTGACTGACCAGACATTTGTGTCAGGATTTGAATGGACAATGTCGCCCAACCACTGTGGTTTAGTTGTGTGTAGGAATGCTCAAGGTTTGGtcaatatattaaaaaaattatacaaagGAGAGAAAATACAGACTGAGGAAAGGCAAAGGTA encodes the following:
- the dhrs7 gene encoding dehydrogenase/reductase SDR family member 7 → MDLGVTLLTGIALCLLVQFVCFLFADADLTLLWATLFGSKPETKLKGLVVWVTGASSGIGEELAYQLAGCGSRLILSARRVDQLDRVKLHCLEHFNLKDKDILVLPLDLLERASHEAKMKTAIKHFGNIDILVNNGGRSQRSLCLETNVDVYQALMELNFLGTVSLTKQVLPHMTQRGSGSVVTVSSVVGLAGAPLATGYSASKHALQGFFNSLRTELTEYPRILISTVCPGPVQSQIVQNAFTEEVGKAIPTAGDQQHKMVTSRCVRLILVGIANGTKEMWIAQQPFLLFYYVWQYAPTWAWFITDVLGRKRVQNFKAGLDADSAYFTKPKPKSS